CCCCGCCGCGGTCCGCTGGAAATGTTTTACCTTCGCCCGACGCCCGAGGAGTACGTGGACGTCCCGTACCCGCCCCGATAGCCCGGTATGAACCACGATTTGACGTGGGAAGTGGTCAGGTACCAGATTATGGCGGCAGGTATTATTATGGAGAGCACCAGGCTTCCCAGCGACCCCAGGCCGAAGGTGCCGGACGCTATTTGGCCCACCATGCCGATCAGCGACATGATGATGCCGATGGCCAGCAGAGCGATCGCCAGAACCCTGGCCCAGTTGCTTCCCTTGATGAAGCCCCAGGCCACCGCAAAGGCCAGTAGCGCCACGATCACCAGGAACACGCCGGTGATGGTGAAGAACGTCGGGGCGAGGTCCAGGAACCACTGGGGAACGCTCTCCATGATCTCCGTCGGAAGGTTCTGGCTCAGCGCACCGGACAGTGCGAAGGAACCGGCCGCAGAGAGCAGCATGAAGATGCCCGCTATGGCCGCGAGGACCGCCAGTACGGTGATCCCGAGGGGCCTCCTCCGGGCCGGCGCGGGCGCGTACACCTCAGTGCGTGGAGCAGGGGGCGGCGGAGCGGTGTAGTACTCCGGCGCGTGCGTCACCTGCACGTCCGTTTGCGTATCGGAAGAAGGCTCTGCGGTCGTGTCCCGGGTTATCTCCCGGGCCGTCTCGCGGGCCTTTTCCGCTGAATAGTCGGTCTGATACGGTCTTTCGTCAGACATGTGTTGAATGTGTGAACTCCAAATATTAATAGACCGACGGAAAAATAGGGAACGGAGCGGGGAAAGAGCGAGCTCGGAACGATTGCTATAGTGCAACCCTAATACATGAAACATGGAAGAACTGGTGGGGCCGTCCAGATTTGAACTGGAGTCACGTAGTCCCGAACCACATAGGATCGACCAAGCTACCCCACGGCCCCGTCGGGTAGGTTTGGCTAATATGGAAGCGATTTAAATATCTTTTGTTATCCAGGTGTCTGCTGTCAATTTGAGACCGCCGGATCTCGTTTCTGGCGCGATACCGCTCAGTTCCAGCTATCCTATGGCCGGAATGCGCGAGTGCTAACTGCCTAGGTAATCAACCGCACACGGACCAATATTCTCACAATGGGGCCGTGAAGGGCTAACTATCATTGGCAATCGGCCGCCAAGGACCAACTGCTCTGAGCTTGCAACTGGCTCGGCACAATCTGGCGGGCTCCCGAAGAACCCCCGTCATCGCCCGTCGCATACGGCTGGTTGGCAGACAGCCTACCCGCCTCAGATCTACCAAGGCGGGCTAGATTCCTAGAGGCGTTCAGATCAGCATTGAGGATGAAGCCACATTTCACACAGTGGAACTCGCTCCCCTTTCAGCTAGCCTTATCAATCCACCCACACCTCGAACACCATTGGGAGGTGCATGTGGCATCAACCAGGATCACCTGTTTCCCGAGAGCCTCCGCTTTATAACGTATGTCCCACTCGAGCTGATAGTATGCCCAACCGCTCATTTTCCTTCTCATTCCCTTATTGAGCCATCTATTGGTGTTGATATACTTCAAATCCTCTAGGGCGAACACCGAAAAGTCTGTGTTCACTATGGTTTTCGAGATCCGGTGGTTCTCGCAAGCCATGAACCGTCTCTCTCGCCCAGCCTGCTGCCTTAGTCTCCGTTTTGCCGAGCGAGTGCCTTTGGCCTGCAACTCCGCTTTGTTCTTAGCGTACCTCCCCCTTACTCCATTGACCCTGGCCGAATCGAAGAACATATTGTTCGAACAAACAGCCAGATTGTTCAGTCCACGATCTATTCCTAGGACCTCACCAGGCTGAGTTTCAGGGGCGTTCTTCTTCTCAACGATTACTCCTAGATAGAAGGTCCTGGCCTCTTTATCGTATGTCAGTATTGAGGCCTTGATGGTCCAGTCAGAATATGATCTAGACCAATCGGATTGAACGAAGGTTGCACGCACTCTTCCGTCTACTGACGATATGCTAACCTTCCCCGATTCGAACCAGACGCGGGCCTCCTTCCAGGGGTATCTGACCGCCGCATGTTTTCGCCTTTGGGGCTCTTTCATAATCCTACAGCCCCTGAGCGCCTCACATGCAGCGTACATAGCACTCTGTATCATCGACGCGCCCATGGTCGGTACGTCCTCTCGCAGCGAATGGTAAATCGCTCCATGCATGGCGAACTTGTTCTTCACTTTGTTTTGATATCCCCACTTCGCCGCGCGGTCGAACGCGTCGGTGTAGGCCTCCATGGTCCTGAGCAAGGATATCTTCTGTCCCTCGTCCAGGTTCAGTTTGACCTTCACCGTTCGCATCATGCATGCGGAATTCAATTTTGAATATAAACGTTCGATGGGTGGGGTCTCCGAACATCAACTCCTAACAAACCGGCCGATAGATCGCTGCCTGGAATGCTGGATCTTATTAAATCACGCGTTTTATCTGTACTTGGAATCGAAAGTGCCCTACCCCGGGGGCGCGAACCTCCCTCTTCCTTTTCGGTGGTTCAAACCCACTCGCTTCCCCGGGCGTCCAGAGCGGCGCGGTCAATGGTCTTGTTAAATAAATTGTCGATGTGACACTTCGACAAATTTAAATACGCAACGGCATGTTCCCAGCCGCAATGAGGGAACAGCTGCGCGAGAAGATCGCTGGCGAGATAACCCTCTCTACTGACGCCGGGAAGACCATCCGGAAGTGGAGGGAGGAGTTCAACGTCTCCCAACAGGAGCTGGCCAAGTGCCTGGACATTTCCCCGTCGGTCATAAGCGACTACGAGTCGGGGAGGCGCAAGTCCCCCGGCATCGCCATCATCCGCCGCATGGTGGACGGCCTGATCGAGCTTGACGAGCAGTCCGGGGGCAACGTTCTGAAGAAATATGACCTCGGGGAGAAGCACGACTGCATCATCGCCATCGACGAGTTCCGGACCAGCGTGTCCGGCGAAGAGTTCTTGGAGATCATCGAAGCTGACATTCTGAACCGCGGGGTCAGCCTTGACAAGCACATCCATGGGTACACCATCATCGACTCGATAAAGGCCATCACCGCTCTGGGCTCGGCCGACTACCTCAAGATCTACGGCTGGAGCAGCGAGCGCGCGCTCATCTTCACCGGCGTGAAGTTCGGGCGGTCCCCCATGATCGCGATACGGGCCCACCCGCTCAAGCCGAGCATCGTCGGCTACCACCGCCCCGAGCACGTGGACGAGCTGGCGATACGCCTGGCGACGCTGGAGAACATTCCCTTGATAAAAGTTACCTTGCCCATTCCCACAATCACGGAACGGCTCAAGAAGCTCACTTAGGAGGACAATCGCAATGGATATCGGAATAGTAAGCTACGGGGCGTACGTGCCCCGGTTCAGAATAACCCCTCAGGAGATCGGAAGGGTGTGGGGCACGGACGGCGAGGCCATGAGCCGCAATCTGCTCATCTTCTCCAAGTCCGTCCCCTCGCCCGATGAGGACGTCGTCACCATCTCCGTGGAGGCGGCCAGGAACATGTTGCGGCGGACCGACGCGGACCCCCGGCAGATCGGGGCCATCTATGTTGGTTCGGAATCCCACCCCTATGCCGTCAAGCCCACCGGGACCATCGTCGCGGAAGCGATCGAAGCGTCGCCGAACCTGACCGTGGCGGACTACGAGTTCGCCTGCAAGGCCGGGACGGCGGCCATCCAGACCTGCATGGGTCTGGTAGGCTCGGGCATGGTCAAGTACGGCGTGGCCATCGGTGCCGATACTTCCCAAGGGGCTCCTGGCGACGCGCTGGAGTTCTCGGCGTCCGCGGGCGGCGCGGCCTATCTCATCGGTTCCGAGAAGGTCATCGCCAAGATCAACCACACCTGTTCGTTCACCACCGACACCCCGGACTTCTGGAGGCGGGAGGGCCAGTGCTACCCGTCGCACGGCGGGAGGTTCACCGGCGAGCCCGCTTACTTCAAGCATGTGCTCACCGGGGCGAAGAACCTCATGGCCCACGTGGGCTCCGAGCCCGCGGACTACGACTTCGCCATCTTCCATCAGCCCAACGGCAAGTTCCCGGTGAGGGCGGCCAAGCAGCTGGGCTTTACGGAACAGCAGATCGAGGCCGGCCTGCTGACGCCGTTCATCGGCAACACCTACTCCGGCGCGGTGCCCCTGGGGCTGGCATCCGTGCTGGATGTGGCCAAACCGGGCCAGCGCATCTTCGCCGTCGCGTACGGCTCCGGCGCCGGCTCGGACGCCTTCGACATCACCGTGACGGACGAGATATTGAACATGAACAGGGACGCCGCACCGTCGGTAAAGTCGATGGTGGAGAATAAGAAGTTCCTGGATTACGCTACTTACGCCAAATATCGCGGCAAGATCAGGATGAAGGGGGCGGCGGAATGAGAGAGGTCGCAGTGATAGGCATAGGGGACACCAAGTTCGGGGAGCTGTGGGACCTCTCCTTCAGGGAGATGGGCATCCAGGCCGGGCTGGCGGCGGTATACGACGCCAACTTGCAGGCCGAGGAGATCGACGCCATGTACGTCGGCAACATGTCCGCGGGCAAGTTCATCGAGCAGGAGCACATCGGCGCGCTGATCGCCGACTACTCCGGCATGGCCAGGGATCACATCCCTGCCACCAGGGTGGAGGCGGCCGGCGCGTCAGGCGGCCTTGCCTTCGCCCAAGGCTACATGGCGGTGGCCTCCGGCATCCACGACATCGTGGTGGTGGGCGGCGCCGAGAAGATGACCGACGTCGGGGACGTGCTGTCCCAGGAGATCCAGTCCACCGCCTCCGACGCCCAGTGGGAGTCGTCGTTCGGCGCCACCTTCCCGGCGTTGCACGCGCTCATCGCCAGGAGGCACATGCATGAGTATGGGACCACCAGGGTGCAGCTCGCCTCGGTGGCGGTTAAGAACCACAAGCACGGGGCTTTGAACCCCAAGGCCCAGTTCCAGAAGGAGATCAAGCTGGAGGCCGTGCTGAAGTCCGCACCGGTGGCCGACCCGCTGGGCATGTTCGACTGCGCCCCCGTTTCCGACGGCGCGGCGGCGGTGGTGCTGTGCGCCATGGAGCGCGCCAGGAAGTACACCGATACCCCGGTGAAGGTGCTCTCCTCCGGCCAGGCGTCCGACACTCTCGCCCTCGCTCACCGCGACAGCATAACCCGGTTCGAGGCCACCACCGTGGCGGCCAGGCGCGCGTTCGAGCAGGCCAGGCTGGCCCCTAAGGACGTTCAGCTGGCGGAGGTGCATGACAACTTCACCATCTCTGAAATCCTGGCCATTGAGGATCTCGGGTTCTTCCCCAAGGGAAAGGGGGGCGAGGCCACCGAGCAGGGGCAGACCGCTCTCGGCGCCAAGCTGGCGGTGAACACCTCCGGCGGCCTGAAGGCTCGCGGCGACCCCATCGGGGCCACGGGCATAGCCCAGATCGTCGAGCTGGTCACTCAGCTCCGCGGGCAGGCCGGGAAGAGGCAGGTCAGCAACGCCGAGGTCGGGCTGGCCCAGAACGTCGGAGGGACCGGAGCTACGGCCGTGGTCAACCTTTTGGGGAGGGTGAACTGATGACCGTGGCCAGATACTGGAGGGAGAACGCTTCCAGGTACAACCTCATCGGCTCCAAGTGCGGCAACTGCGGGAAGGTGTACTTCCCCCCGAGGTCGGTATGCCCCATCTGCCACCGGAAGAGCATCGGCAAGATGGAGCCGTTCAAGCTCAAGGGCGACGGGGAGATACTGTCATACTCGATAGTGTACGACGCGCCATCGCAGTTCGACATCCAGAAGCCCTACGTGATCGCCATGGTCCAGATGGACGAGGGCGTAAGGATCACCGGGCAGATAATCGACGTCGACCCCGCGGAAGTGCAGATCGGCATGAAAGTCCGCACCACCATGAGAAAGATCGGTGAGGAGGGCGGCGCCGGCATCATTCACTATGGCTACAAGTTCGTGCCGGTGCCGAAGCCAGCGCCGTAAACTCTTTCCGGCAAACCATTTCCGGGGCCTCCCGGCCCTTTATTCTCCATTCATTAGCAGGCCAGCGAGGCCCTGGCGATCTTCTGCGCCGAGGACATCAGGCCGCGGTAGCTGATCTCGAAGGGGTCGCCGGAAGCGTCGACGGTCCCTTCCACGGTCTCGCCCGGGCGCAGCCTGTCCGGCAGGGCCAGACCAGTGCCGCTCCTTCCCATGGAGAGGTCCAGGGCGATGCCGCCACCCACGTTCCGCGCCGTGATCCTCATCTTCCCGCCATCGCCCTCGGGCACCGCTTCCAGCGAGATCACGGGCAGGTACACCGCGAGCTTCTCCTCCAGGCCCTTGGCGGCCTCGGTGATGCGGCGGGCGGCCCCCGGAAGATCGCCTTCCAGCCTGGTGGCCTCGCGGTGCAGCTCCACTGCCTTGGACACGTCGATGTCCAGCGGCCAGGCGGCCCTCAGGGCGTCGTACAGCCTCGCCGTGGCCTCGCGGTACGCGGCCTCGTCGTCCTCCGACGCTCCCAGGGACATGCGCACGGCCCTCTGGAGCGCCAGCGCTCTCTCGTAGTCCTCCTCGGACAGCGCCTTCTGCGCTTCGATCATGAGCGCCTCGCTCAGGGCGGCGGGCCGGTTCGATGTCCTGGTCCTCTCGATCTTTTCGCGCAGCGATGATTCGATCGATGCCATGCGGTCGAACGCCGCCTTCCTCAGCACGGTGATGTCCCTGCCAAGGTGGATGGAGCCATCGCGGAGTTCGCTCATCCTCATGTCCAGGAGCGCCTGTGTCCTCTCGGGCAGCGAGCTCATGTTCACTCCCAGGGAGCGCAGCGCGCCGGTGAGCCTCACCACCTCGGCGACGTCCGCGCGGAGGGTAGCCTCCTTGTGCCTGGCGATCTCGGTGCTCGCCCTCATCAGGGAGCGTTCCATATCGGCGTAGCGGCCTCTGGACAGCTCTTCCTCGGCGCGGTCGAGCAGTGCGCTGACCTCGTCGCTGGGGAACCTCCGGCTTTCTTCCTCTATCGCCCTCCTGGCGTCGGCGAGCCTGGCCGCCGAGCGGTCGTTGAGCGCCTGTGCCGATGACCTCGCCGCGGCGCGCTGGCGGAGCAGCGCCTGGCATTCATTGAACGCACCGTCGTCGAAGGCCTTCTGTGCCTTGGTCCGCGCTTCCTCGGCCATCTCCATCAGGGGCCATCCTTGTCGGGCGGGATCTTCCCTTTCTGCCAGGGCGGAGGCGCACTCGTCCCTGAGCGCCTTGGTCCTGCTGAGCTGTCGCCGGTAGGACCTCAGCAGCTCCCCGGCCTCGGCATAGCGGTGCCGTTCCGCTCTCTCCTTGACGGACCTGCGCGCCTCTTTCTCGATGGCCTCCAGGTCCCTGCCCTTCAGCTTGCCGGCGCCCAGCTCCTCTTCCATCGAGGCCACCAGGCGGCCGGCCACAGCATCCTGGGCGATCTTTCTGGCCGCCTTCAAGGCCCCGTGGGCCTGCTCCACGGCCCGGTCCCGCTCTCCCTTTTCCAGTACGGCGAGGGCCTGGGAAACGATGCCACGTTCCCTGGAAATGTCGATGCCGAGGGCAGCGATTTCCCCGAGCTCGCTGGCAATCCCCTCTACTTCATCGCGGGCGCCCCGTTCGGCGTGGAGCATCTGATTCGCTTCGGCCCTTACCGAGCGCAGCGTGTGTGCGGCGTCGGAATACTGTTTCGCCGCCAGCAGCTTCTCCGCTTCCGCGATTATGTCCGACGATCCAGGCAGATCAGGGCAGTGCTTCCTGCCGCCGACCAGCAGGTTCCTGGTCCGTTCGATCTCCGCACCGATCGCGGGGGCCAGGCGCTCGATGGCCTTGTGGTGCGCGCCTTTGGCCGCGGCCAGGGCGGCGGCGTAGTCGCTGCGGGACAGGTGCTCCGCGGCGAGCCGGACCTCCGCTTCGATGTCCGCGGACCGGGCAGATACCTGGTTCAGGACCTCCAGGGCCTCCTTGGCTTCCTCCAGCTTCGGAGCCGCCAGCACCGGCGCGCCGGTCTTCTCTAGCTCCTGGTAGCACCTCTTGGCGGACATCCTCGCGCCGTCATACTTCCCGGACTCGAACAGGTCCCGGGCCTCCTTGAGCAGGGCGGGGACCCCGTATTTGCCGGAAGCGGGGCGGGCATCATCGACGTGGGAGGTTATCAGGGCGATGAGATCGCCGACCTCCTTGTAGATGGCGACGGTCTTCTGCAGCTCCTTCTGGCCGCTCGCATAGCACTTGAAGCATCTCTCCAGGTCGTCGGCGTCCAGCGCCTCCGAGGCCTCCTTGGCGAGGCTTCCCGCGCCGGTCATCACAATGCCGCTCTTGCGCTGGGCATCGATCTCCTCGGCCAGCTCCGGAACGGAGCGGGCCAGCCGGTCCCTGACCATTGACTGGAGGCTCTGGGACCGCTCCCCCAGGGCGCACAGGTCTTCCGCTCCGCAGGGGCCGCTCTCCATCGCGGCCATTTCATGGTCCGGGGCGATTGGGCACCCCAGCTGCCGCCCCATCTCCGATAGCGCTTTGGCCTTGGCCGCCTGTCCCTCCCAGGCCTGGCGGCGCAGCCGCATTGCCGCCAGCTGCACGTCCGCGGCGGCCAGGTGCGCGGCCTTCCAGTCCCCCATGTCCAGGAGGCGCCTCGCCTCGATCGCCCCCTCCACGGGGAGGGCCAGGTCGATCCCGGGTATCGCGGCCACGGCGCTCTCGGCCTCCTCGACCGATGCCGAGGCCCTTTCCCTGCCTTTGGCCTGGATGCGGCGGTCCATCTTGGACAGCCTTATCAGGGCGTCGTCGGACCCGCTCTCCCGGAGCGCGCCCGTGATCTCGTCCAGCTCCGCGGACTCCTGCGACATCTCGGCGCCCATGCCCGCGGCCATTGCGATGTCAACTTCCATGCCCAGGATGGACCCGGCGCAGTGGCGAAGGACCTTCCGGGACAGCAGCTCCTGCGCTTCCCGGAGCTGGCGGGTGGCGCCCTTCAGGTCGCCCTTCAGGGCGGTCCGTCTCGACTCGGCCACGGCCTCGCCCGCCTCCCTGAGACCCACGCGGAACATCATGGCCCGGCGGAACATCATGGCGGTCCTCTGGAGCTCGCTCTCCAGCTCCCGATGGCCTTTGAGGATCTCATCGAGGTGGTCGGCAACTTCCCCCACCAGCTCGACGGCCCGGGGGGCCTGACCGTTCTGGACCGCCTGCTTCGCTTCCTCCAGCTTGCCCAGTGGTCCGGACAGGTCGCTGCCGACCCTCCTGGCCATCACCAGCCCGGGCCGGAGCGTCTCCATCTCGGACAGGACGACCCCCATCTCGCTGTCGCGGAGCGCTTTGTCGGAGCGGCGCAGCCACTCCAAGGAGCCTGCCGCGTTGCCCGCGCCCACCGCCTCGGAGACCTTCTCCGCGGCGGCCAGGTGCTCCTCCGAGCGCACTCCCCTCCGCTCCAGCCAGGATGCCCTCTCCCGGTGCGCGGACATGCGCGCCCCCACCGCCGTCGCCAGGGTGGGGAACAGCTCCTTCTCCGCGGCGGTCATGTCATCCATGGCCTTCTCCACCGAACCGGCCTCCAGGTCGCCCTTGGCCTTTGCCAACCCGGCGGACACGGAGGAGATGTCGACCCCCGCGGTGGCGGCGTCGTCCATCACCGCCCTGATCTTGGAGGAGCGCTCCTCGACGGCCGCGGAGAACGCGCTCATCAGCTCCTCGCGCCCGGCCTTGAGACGGGCCAGCGCGGCGGCTCGGTCCCCCCGCTTGTGCAACGCCTCGACCTCGGCCAGCGACCTTCTCTTCTCGGCCACCGGTATGCCTTTCGCTTCCGCAAGGTCCACCAGAGCGCGCAGGCCGGCGACCATCTCGGTGATGCAGGAGCCCAGGTACCGTTCGGCGTGCTCCCTGGATGCCCTCGCTGCCGCCAGGGCCTCCTCGGCCTTGCCCTGCTCCAGCAGGGCGCGGGCATTAGCCACGGTGGCCTTTACCTCTTTCACCCGGTCATCGCCGGGGACCAGGGACAGAACGGCCTCGGACGAGCTGAGGACGGAGGCGACGGCGGCGCGCCGGGCCTCGGGGATCTTTTCATGGACCAGCTTGGCTGCGGCCAGGGCGGCGGAGTAGTCGCGCTTGGCGAACGCGGCGTTGGCCTCTGCCATAATAGTGTCCACCTCAGAAAGGTCCACGTCGGGGACCTTGGCCTTGGAGAGGGCCTCCGCTGCCTTGGCCAGGGTCTCCTCCGCGGCCTTGCGGTTCTTGGTGGCCTCCTTGGCCTTCTGCTCAAGCTGCTTGGTAAGTTGCAGCTGTTTGAGATAGTCGTTGCTCAATTGAAGACCTCTCTCCCCGCCTGCTGGGTCCTCTGGGACGCCCGGAAATAACTAAGGGGTGCCTTAAACCCTTGGTCATTTTTATGGGAAAATCATAATGAGTATCTCCAGAAACCCCGCCTTTTCTAATATGGAATCACATGTAGCCAGAAGTACTATTCGTGAACCTGGTGGTGAGCAAACCGTATGACGTTTTCGTGTTCGAGGATCTGAAGGGCATTCGTGACCAGAAGGGGGGCAGAGAGTTCAACCGCAAGCTGGTCAAATCATGAACTCCTCTTCTTCGTTCAGCACAAGGCGGAGGCTCTGGGAAAACGAGTAGAGATCATCGATCCTAAGTACACCTCCTAAACATGATACAAGTGCGGTCACGTATCCCGAAACAACAGAACAGGAAGGCAGTTCACTTGCGTCCAGCGTGAACCCGCACTGGACGCAGATCTGAACGCCAGCAGGAACATCGCCGCCTTCTCTGCACGGGAAGGCGGCAGGATCCGCGTCAGCGAGCCGAATGCAGCGGGCGATGAGGTTGAATGTCATTGGACAATTGAGGCCAAGCTCAGTGCAAGCTCACGAATGAATCCGTGAGTGGCTGACATCAACCCCTTATTTTAGGATCCCGACGAACGCGACGCGCTCGAGAACGAGATCCTCCACCATGTCCGGGGGGACCGCCTTTATCTCGTCTGGAGCGATGCCAAAGCGCACCGCCTTCTCTGCTGACGGTTCCAGGACATCATCGTCCCGTGCGAAGCGGCACGATGCGAGGAGCGAGCTCACGTCGTCCACGTCGAAGAGGACCAGCGCCACGCGCTCGTCCCCCACCTTCACGCCCATCTTCTTGACGGCCTTGGATATTTGCCGTTCTCCGGACGCGTACAGCATCGTTTCCACGGGGACCGACGAGCACACGTTGTCCCCGCGTTCGAACGCTCTGCTGGCATGCATCACCGCGGACCGCAGATGGTCCTTCCCGCACACCATGTCCGCGTTG
This sequence is a window from Methanomassiliicoccus luminyensis B10. Protein-coding genes within it:
- a CDS encoding RNA-guided endonuclease TnpB family protein, with the translated sequence MKVKLNLDEGQKISLLRTMEAYTDAFDRAAKWGYQNKVKNKFAMHGAIYHSLREDVPTMGASMIQSAMYAACEALRGCRIMKEPQRRKHAAVRYPWKEARVWFESGKVSISSVDGRVRATFVQSDWSRSYSDWTIKASILTYDKEARTFYLGVIVEKKNAPETQPGEVLGIDRGLNNLAVCSNNMFFDSARVNGVRGRYAKNKAELQAKGTRSAKRRLRQQAGRERRFMACENHRISKTIVNTDFSVFALEDLKYINTNRWLNKGMRRKMSGWAYYQLEWDIRYKAEALGKQVILVDATCTSQWCSRCGWIDKAS
- a CDS encoding helix-turn-helix domain-containing protein; translation: MREQLREKIAGEITLSTDAGKTIRKWREEFNVSQQELAKCLDISPSVISDYESGRRKSPGIAIIRRMVDGLIELDEQSGGNVLKKYDLGEKHDCIIAIDEFRTSVSGEEFLEIIEADILNRGVSLDKHIHGYTIIDSIKAITALGSADYLKIYGWSSERALIFTGVKFGRSPMIAIRAHPLKPSIVGYHRPEHVDELAIRLATLENIPLIKVTLPIPTITERLKKLT
- a CDS encoding hydroxymethylglutaryl-CoA synthase; translation: MDIGIVSYGAYVPRFRITPQEIGRVWGTDGEAMSRNLLIFSKSVPSPDEDVVTISVEAARNMLRRTDADPRQIGAIYVGSESHPYAVKPTGTIVAEAIEASPNLTVADYEFACKAGTAAIQTCMGLVGSGMVKYGVAIGADTSQGAPGDALEFSASAGGAAYLIGSEKVIAKINHTCSFTTDTPDFWRREGQCYPSHGGRFTGEPAYFKHVLTGAKNLMAHVGSEPADYDFAIFHQPNGKFPVRAAKQLGFTEQQIEAGLLTPFIGNTYSGAVPLGLASVLDVAKPGQRIFAVAYGSGAGSDAFDITVTDEILNMNRDAAPSVKSMVENKKFLDYATYAKYRGKIRMKGAAE
- a CDS encoding thiolase domain-containing protein; its protein translation is MREVAVIGIGDTKFGELWDLSFREMGIQAGLAAVYDANLQAEEIDAMYVGNMSAGKFIEQEHIGALIADYSGMARDHIPATRVEAAGASGGLAFAQGYMAVASGIHDIVVVGGAEKMTDVGDVLSQEIQSTASDAQWESSFGATFPALHALIARRHMHEYGTTRVQLASVAVKNHKHGALNPKAQFQKEIKLEAVLKSAPVADPLGMFDCAPVSDGAAAVVLCAMERARKYTDTPVKVLSSGQASDTLALAHRDSITRFEATTVAARRAFEQARLAPKDVQLAEVHDNFTISEILAIEDLGFFPKGKGGEATEQGQTALGAKLAVNTSGGLKARGDPIGATGIAQIVELVTQLRGQAGKRQVSNAEVGLAQNVGGTGATAVVNLLGRVN
- a CDS encoding Zn-ribbon domain-containing OB-fold protein, with protein sequence MTVARYWRENASRYNLIGSKCGNCGKVYFPPRSVCPICHRKSIGKMEPFKLKGDGEILSYSIVYDAPSQFDIQKPYVIAMVQMDEGVRITGQIIDVDPAEVQIGMKVRTTMRKIGEEGGAGIIHYGYKFVPVPKPAP
- the cgi121 gene encoding KEOPS complex subunit Cgi121 gives rise to the protein MAKVVILGVRGQVEDAEALVKRLQGLEKGEGLALNADMVCGKDHLRSAVMHASRAFERGDNVCSSVPVETMLYASGERQISKAVKKMGVKVGDERVALVLFDVDDVSSLLASCRFARDDDVLEPSAEKAVRFGIAPDEIKAVPPDMVEDLVLERVAFVGILK